One part of the Rutidosis leptorrhynchoides isolate AG116_Rl617_1_P2 chromosome 1, CSIRO_AGI_Rlap_v1, whole genome shotgun sequence genome encodes these proteins:
- the LOC139885416 gene encoding transcription factor MYB36-like — MGRAPCCDKNNVKKGPWSSEEDAKLKDYIEKYGTGGNWIALPQKIGLKRCGKSCRLRWLNYLRPNIKHGGFSEEEDNIICSLYISIGSRWSIIAAQLPGRTDNDIKNYWNTKLKKKLLGRRKQSHADKLSSASHDPKDDNGIETLSNSALERLQLHMQLQSLENPNFSHCDNPPMWPCKLNPIQEKLMLSLRLVNESSTPLMMQNFSPFTPQKVENYTPSSTNYSPLQQGYSSPISNNMINGMKNSSIGINIPHESSSVVMKSDCTKQPPSMELQQHWAFQAEINELLCNNGDTPMEGPHMSDQFDCINDMHGVKDNMTWWFNELEANSTSSNSWS; from the exons ATGGGAAGAGCACCATGTTGTGACAAAAATAATGTGAAAAAAGGACCATGGTCATCTGAAGAAGATGCTAAGCTCAAAGATTACATCGAAAAGTATGGTACTGGTGGCAATTGGATCGCTCTTCCACAGAAGATCG GACTTAAAAGGTGTGGAAAAAGTTGTAGACTAAGATGGTTGAATTACTTAAGACCAAACATCAAGCATGGAGGATTCTCTGAAGAAGAAGACAACATCATTTGCAGCCTCTATATTAGTATAGGAAGcag GTGGTCCATAATAGCGGCTCAATTGCCCGGTAGAACTGATAACGACATCAAGAATTACTGGAACACAAAGTTAAAGAAGAAATTACTCGGAAGGCGCAAACAATCTCACGCGGATAAGCTTTCCAGCGCAAGCCATGATCCGAAAGACGATAATGGAATAGAAACCCTAAGCAACTCAGCTCTTGAAAGGCTACAACTCCACATGCAACTtcaaagccttgaaaatcctaATTTCTCTCATTGTGATAATCCTCCTATGTGGCCTTGCAAGTTGAACCCTATTCAAGAAAAACTAATGCTTAGTCTCCGACTTGTGAATGAATCCTCTACTCCTTTAATGATGCAAAATTTCTCGCCTTTTACTCCTCAAAAAGTTGAAAACTACACACCGTCTAGTACTAATTATAGCCCCCTTCAACAAGGCTATTCATCCCCAATAAGTAATAATATGATAAATGGAATGAAGAATAGTTCTATAGGAATCAATATCCCTCATGAGTCATCATCTGTTGTTATGAAATCAGATTGCACAAAACAACCTCCAAGCATGGAGTTACAACAGCATTGGGCATTTCAAGCAGAAATTAACGAGCTCTTGTGCAACAATGGAGATACACCGATGGAGGGCCCACATATGAGTGATCAATTTGATTGTATTAACGACATGCACGGTGTTAAAGACAACATGACTTGGTGGTTTAATGAACTTGAAGCAAATTCAACCTCATCAAATTCTTGGAGTTAA